From the genome of Chloracidobacterium sp.:
ACCATCAGTATGCAGCAGAGCAGGGTCAGGCGATGAAGCATAGAGACGATGTGTCCTTGCAGCGGCGGTAACGTGTACGCTCGTACCCTAGCCGAATCAGTCCGGTAAGTGAACCAGCGGCTTGTCCGTCCTTGGAGGCAGTCATCTGGTGCAATCATCTGGTAACGTCATAAGGGAGGCGTTGGGAAGATGTCGGTCATTTATGGCGTCGCGCCGGTGCTGGAGGCGCTGCGCAGCGGACGGCGGCGCGTCCGTGAAATCCTCGTAGCGCAGGGAAGCAAACCGCATCGGTTGCAGGAGCTTCGCGCGTTGGCGCGACAGATGGGCGTGCCGGTCGTTGAAACCGACCGCACGCATCTCGACGCTGCAACGCGCCGCGCCAACCATCAGGGCGTCATGGCGTATGTCACACCGGCCGCCTACGCCGATTTGGCCGACGTGCTGGCCGGCGTCGCCGACACGCCTTTGCTGGTTGTACTGGATCAAGTCGAGGACCCGCACAACCTTGGAGCCGTCATTCGTACGGCGGAGTGTGCCGGCGCCCACGCCGTCGTCATCCCAGAGCATCACGCCGTCGGGCTGACCGAGACTGTGGTGAAGACCTCAGCCGGCGCAACGGAGTACCTGCCGGTCGTCCGCGTCGTCAACGTGGCGGCAACGCTCGATACGCTGCGTGAGCGGAACATCTGGGTCGTTGGCGTTGAGCGAGACGGCGAACGCCCCTACGTTGATTGGGACTTCACGCTCCCGACAGCGGTTGTCCTTGGAAGTGAAGGCAAGGGGATACGGCGCTTGGTGCGGGAACGGTGCGATGTCGTGGTGTCGCTGCCGCTTTTGGGCCGCATCACGTCGTTGAATGTATCGGTGGCGGCGGGCGTTGTGTTGTACGAGGCTGTTCGGCAGCGGCGTCTGACGCCGACGCCTTCTGGTTGACTACGGCTCACGCGAATCGCCCCGCCGAAGACGCCGTCGGCGGCGCAACTCATTCACCTCGCCTATCAGTTCGCGGGCTTCCGTCAGCGCCTCCGCCAGTTGCTGAGTGAACAGGTTGGCCTTCTTGACGGCCGCCGTTAGTGCGTCGAGCGTTTGCTGGGTCGCCGCCAGCAGGTTTTTGTGTGCGTCTTCGGCTTCGCCGCCGACCGGCGATGCATCAAACAGCGACCGTAATTCCTCGCGGTGAAATTCGACTTCGCCGCGCAAGCGATTATGTTCGGCGCGCAACTGCAACAACGCTCGGTGGGCGCGGTGCAACTCAACGCTTAGGCGGGCGCCTGCTTGAGTATAACGCGCCCCTTCCTGCTGTATGAGGTCGCGCAGGTGCGCCAGCCGGCGGGCTTCGGTAATAGGCTGGTCGGCGTCGAAAACTGCAAACTCTCCACTGAGGTCAAGCGACGGCGGGCCACCATCCGGCGTTTCCAACGTGGGTGATGTCCCCGGCGCACTCCCAACCGGAGAGCCTGAGAGCGGACTCGGTGTGGCGCTCGGCGCGTTGTTTGGCGGGGGTGCGCCGGCGTTGTCGAGAATCGCCCGAAAAGCACAGGCTTTGACCTGTTCGGCGACTTGGACGGGAATGCCGGCTGCCGTCGCCAACTCGTAAGCCGACGCCGTACCAATGTCGCCCAGCCGTGTAATGCCAGCGGCATGCAACCGTTGTAGGTTGACCGGATCAATCGTCTTGAAATAGGCGGCGACGTCTGCAATGTGTGGCGTAGCAGCCAGCACGGCGTCAGTTTCGGTCGGTGGGGACGGCGGCTCTGACGCGAGGCTTTGACGAATCAACCGCCGTAGTTCGTTGAAGTCGCGGGTAAGGTTCTTCGTATCGCGTTCGGTGAGCGTGCGTTTCCCCATCCGAACATCCAGCAGCGGTCGCTCAATACCTTTGAGAACGTCGAGAATGTCATGGTACTGGATCGTTTCGGAGGCTTTGATCAGCGGCCGCAACGCGCCGATGCAGGCTTCCACCGTGCCTTTGACAACACGGCTTTGCTCGGAGGCGTTGCCAGCGCGGGCAACGTAGTCCGCAAGCGTGTAGAGTGACAGCCCTACCGGCTCGAGAAACTCCCACACAAT
Proteins encoded in this window:
- the rlmB gene encoding 23S rRNA (guanosine(2251)-2'-O)-methyltransferase RlmB; the encoded protein is MSVIYGVAPVLEALRSGRRRVREILVAQGSKPHRLQELRALARQMGVPVVETDRTHLDAATRRANHQGVMAYVTPAAYADLADVLAGVADTPLLVVLDQVEDPHNLGAVIRTAECAGAHAVVIPEHHAVGLTETVVKTSAGATEYLPVVRVVNVAATLDTLRERNIWVVGVERDGERPYVDWDFTLPTAVVLGSEGKGIRRLVRERCDVVVSLPLLGRITSLNVSVAAGVVLYEAVRQRRLTPTPSG